The Callithrix jacchus isolate 240 chromosome X, calJac240_pri, whole genome shotgun sequence genome contains a region encoding:
- the LOC108589964 gene encoding polyadenylate-binding protein 1-like 2 produces MASLYVGDLHPEVTEAMLYEKFSPAGPILSIRICRDKITRRSLGYAYVNYQQPVDAKRALETLNFDVIKGRPVRIMWSQRDPSLRKSGVGNVFIKNLGKTIDNKALYNIFSAFGNILSCKVACDEKGPKGYGFVHFQKQESAERAIDVMNGMFLNYRKIFVGRFKSHKEREAERGAWARQSTSADVKDFEEDTDEEATLR; encoded by the coding sequence ATGGCCTCCCTGTACGTGGGCGACCTGCACCCTGAAGTGACCGAGGCAATGCTGTACGAGAAGTTCAGTCCAGCTGGGCCCATCCTCTCCATCCGCATCTGCAGGGACAAGATCACCCGCCGCTCATTGGGCTACGCATATGTCAACTACCAGCAACCGGTGGACGCCAAGCGGGCCCTGGAGACCCTGAACTTTGATGTAATAAAGGGCAGGCCAGTGCGCATCATGTGGTCCCAGAGGGACCCGTCGCTCCGCAAGAGCGGGGTGGGAAACGTCTTCATCAAGAACCTGGGCAAGACCATCGACAACAAGGCACTATACAACATCTTCTCGGCGTTCGGCAACATCCTCTCCTGCAAAGTGGCCTGCGACGAAAAGGGGCCCAAGGGCTACGGGTTCGTGCACTTCCAAAAGCAGGAATCCGCCGAGCGGGCCATCGATGTGATGAATGGCATGTTCCTGAACTACCGCAAAATTTTCGTCGGGAGATTCAAGTCGCATAAAGAACGAGAGGCCGAAAGGGGAGCCTGGGCCAGGCAGTCCACTAGTGCTGACGTCAAGGATTTCGAGGAAGACACCGACGAGGAGGCCACCTTGCGATGA